Proteins encoded together in one Gloeothece verrucosa PCC 7822 window:
- the ltrA gene encoding group II intron reverse transcriptase/maturase has translation MDSANKLKYEWETIPWRKLEVQVFKLQKRIYRAGQSGNVVLVRKLQRLLMKSLAAKLLAVRRVTQDNRGKRTAGIDGVKSLTPKQRLVLAENLNLSDKSTPIRRVYIPKPNKKELRPLGIPTMTERAKQALVKLALEPEWEARFEPHSYGFRPSRSAHDAIAYIKIDIQRLDKYVLDADISKCFDKINHSALLTKLNTFPKMRRQIKAWLKAGIMDGNKLFPSEEGTPQGGVISPLLANIALHGLEEYLTSHVPKTAYINKKVTNWKLTVVRYADDFLILHRDLNELLRIKALAEKWLSNMGLELNPNKTQIVHTFNSHEGKQAGFNFLGFHIRHYPAGIRDRRYKSGGCNQGGHRWTQIVPYVVLIKPSAEAIKQHKRKLSQVIDGLKTAPQSRLIRELNPIIRGWANYYSSVNSKETFSDIDHWLWIKLRRWCLRRHPMKPDKWVYNKYWHVDERHKGKKWDFNDGELSLTEHRQTPINRHINVKGDRSPYDGDWIYWSTRLGKYPNIRSPITKLLKTQKGKCSKCQLYFSLEDILEIHHIDENRNNNRLTNLTVLHGHCHDNIHR, from the coding sequence ATGGACTCAGCTAACAAACTGAAGTATGAATGGGAAACGATCCCTTGGCGCAAGCTAGAGGTACAAGTTTTCAAACTCCAAAAACGTATCTATCGAGCCGGTCAAAGTGGAAATGTCGTACTTGTCCGCAAGTTACAAAGGCTTCTGATGAAATCACTAGCAGCCAAACTCTTAGCAGTTCGTCGGGTAACACAAGATAACAGAGGAAAACGTACTGCGGGGATAGACGGAGTTAAATCCCTCACCCCGAAACAACGGCTAGTTCTAGCCGAAAACCTCAACCTTTCCGACAAATCGACTCCAATCAGAAGGGTTTATATTCCTAAACCCAACAAAAAGGAGTTACGCCCACTCGGAATCCCGACTATGACAGAAAGAGCCAAACAAGCCCTAGTAAAACTAGCTCTAGAACCAGAATGGGAGGCTCGATTCGAGCCACACTCATATGGTTTTAGACCCAGTAGGTCAGCCCATGACGCTATTGCTTACATAAAAATTGACATCCAAAGACTAGACAAATACGTTCTAGACGCGGATATCAGCAAATGCTTCGATAAAATCAACCACTCGGCACTTTTAACCAAGCTCAACACTTTCCCTAAAATGAGAAGACAAATAAAAGCTTGGCTAAAAGCAGGAATTATGGATGGGAATAAACTCTTCCCAAGCGAAGAGGGTACACCACAAGGAGGGGTGATCTCACCGCTACTAGCTAACATAGCTTTACACGGATTAGAAGAATACCTCACCAGTCACGTACCAAAAACCGCGTATATCAACAAAAAAGTAACCAATTGGAAACTAACGGTTGTTAGATATGCAGACGACTTCCTCATCCTCCATAGAGACCTAAATGAATTACTAAGAATCAAGGCTCTAGCCGAAAAATGGCTTTCAAATATGGGATTGGAACTCAACCCCAACAAAACCCAAATTGTACACACCTTTAACTCACATGAAGGAAAACAAGCGGGGTTTAACTTCCTCGGCTTCCACATTAGACACTACCCTGCGGGGATAAGAGACCGCAGATATAAATCTGGTGGATGTAACCAAGGAGGACACCGTTGGACACAAATAGTTCCCTATGTAGTCCTAATAAAGCCAAGTGCCGAAGCAATCAAGCAACATAAGCGAAAACTAAGTCAAGTCATAGATGGATTGAAGACAGCCCCACAATCTCGACTAATCAGGGAACTAAACCCAATTATTAGAGGATGGGCAAATTACTACAGTTCAGTCAACTCAAAAGAAACTTTCTCCGATATTGACCACTGGCTATGGATAAAACTTAGAAGATGGTGTTTACGAAGACACCCCATGAAACCTGACAAATGGGTCTACAACAAATACTGGCACGTTGATGAACGACATAAAGGTAAGAAATGGGACTTTAACGATGGGGAACTATCCCTAACAGAACATCGCCAAACTCCCATTAACAGACACATCAACGTGAAAGGAGACAGAAGCCCCTATGACGGAGATTGGATATATTGGAGTACCCGACTAGGGAAATACCCCAATATAAGAAGCCCAATAACAAAACTACTGAAGACCCAAAAAGGGAAATGTAGTAAATGCCAACTGTACTTCAGTCTCGAAGATATCCTAGAAATTCATCATATAGATGAGAACAGGAATAACAACAGACTAACCAATCTCACCGTTTTACATGGACACTGCCACGATAATATACACCGATGA
- a CDS encoding DUF1822 family protein — translation MQNTTGNQERTGFLLGQVAQAVGDYWMLLERYEEAREEYQEAITYYNQVQPYSSEFVPAQKNKTFLNQKIERMSSETGLIEKPPSQIITNLRQWLQQNFTEAAKAGWLTLESVLSDRQLALAYSFRKEGLLQERVKKINLTPDGKVIALLVVVAPQEAQKVLIRVQVHATGEEPYLPPSLILRLLSDSGEILQEVQSRSQDSYIKLKSFKLIGEVYFTIEIYLDQIQITEKFGLE, via the coding sequence ATGCAGAATACTACTGGAAATCAGGAAAGAACTGGATTTTTACTCGGTCAAGTAGCTCAAGCGGTAGGGGATTACTGGATGCTTTTGGAACGCTATGAAGAAGCTAGAGAAGAGTATCAGGAAGCGATCACCTATTACAACCAAGTTCAGCCCTACTCCTCGGAATTTGTGCCAGCCCAGAAAAATAAGACTTTCCTTAACCAAAAGATCGAGAGAATGTCTTCAGAAACAGGGCTGATAGAAAAACCGCCTAGCCAGATTATCACCAATTTAAGACAATGGCTACAGCAGAACTTTACAGAAGCAGCAAAAGCTGGTTGGCTAACCCTCGAATCAGTTTTAAGCGATCGCCAACTAGCTCTGGCTTACAGTTTCAGGAAAGAGGGCTTGTTGCAAGAACGGGTTAAGAAAATTAACTTAACCCCTGACGGGAAAGTCATTGCGCTTCTGGTAGTAGTTGCCCCTCAAGAAGCGCAGAAAGTTTTAATCCGGGTGCAAGTTCATGCGACAGGAGAAGAACCTTACCTGCCCCCCTCTCTCATTCTCAGACTGCTATCGGATTCAGGCGAAATCCTCCAAGAAGTTCAATCCCGGAGTCAAGATAGTTATATAAAGCTTAAAAGTTTTAAGCTGATCGGGGAAGTATATTTTACTATAGAGATATACTTAGATCAAATCCAAATTACAGAAAAATTTGGGCTTGAATAG
- a CDS encoding ParB/RepB/Spo0J family partition protein translates to MSPSKQKKPFAGKLTTPSPSWLETSEDQTTSAPKSLIKLSDIHLPPTQPRHYFDPQSLKGLADSISEHGILQPLLVRPLETGGYELVAGERRLRAAHQAGLTEVPVVVKELTDEAAWQLALIENLQREDLNPVEETEGILQLLALKLGVAITEVSPLLHRLQKEQKNIATSRDNNVIGKEIEEETPATNPVNVRSEEELGETDNNVIGKSEDDEITPDNNVIGKEEEAKKSESNSPLTVIESVFNDLGLMTWESFVNNRLPLLNLPEDITEALRKGQIAYTKAKAIAGVKDDDKRRELLTEAIEQELSLSQIKEKIIALSSKPQSTTTEISDRLKEAYQKVKKTRLWEDNTKRKKLEKLLNQLEALINET, encoded by the coding sequence ATGAGTCCAAGCAAACAAAAAAAACCCTTTGCCGGCAAACTCACCACCCCTTCGCCCAGTTGGTTAGAGACTTCAGAAGACCAGACAACATCAGCCCCTAAATCATTGATTAAGTTGTCTGACATTCATCTCCCCCCGACGCAGCCCAGACATTACTTCGACCCTCAATCTTTAAAAGGGTTAGCTGACTCAATTTCTGAGCATGGAATCCTTCAACCTTTATTAGTTCGACCCCTTGAAACAGGTGGCTATGAATTGGTAGCCGGGGAACGGCGCTTGAGAGCGGCTCATCAGGCGGGGTTAACCGAAGTGCCAGTAGTCGTGAAAGAACTAACAGATGAAGCAGCATGGCAACTAGCACTCATAGAAAATTTACAAAGAGAAGACCTCAACCCGGTTGAAGAAACCGAAGGCATCCTACAACTCTTAGCTCTTAAATTAGGGGTAGCCATTACGGAAGTGTCTCCTCTACTCCATCGACTGCAAAAAGAACAAAAAAATATTGCGACTTCAAGAGACAATAACGTTATTGGAAAAGAGATTGAGGAAGAAACGCCAGCTACGAATCCGGTTAATGTTAGGAGTGAAGAGGAACTTGGGGAGACAGACAATAACGTTATTGGAAAGAGCGAAGATGATGAAATCACACCAGACAATAACGTTATTGGAAAAGAGGAAGAAGCCAAGAAAAGTGAGTCTAATTCCCCGTTAACGGTTATTGAATCCGTCTTTAATGACTTAGGATTAATGACTTGGGAATCCTTTGTTAACAATAGATTGCCCTTACTCAACCTCCCTGAAGACATCACAGAAGCCTTAAGAAAGGGACAAATAGCCTATACCAAAGCCAAAGCGATCGCCGGTGTCAAAGATGATGACAAACGAAGAGAGCTACTAACGGAGGCAATAGAGCAAGAACTTTCCCTTAGCCAAATCAAAGAAAAAATCATCGCCCTTTCTTCCAAACCCCAATCAACGACAACAGAAATATCAGACCGTCTCAAAGAAGCTTATCAAAAAGTCAAAAAAACTCGACTTTGGGAAGATAACACTAAACGCAAAAAACTTGAAAAGCTGTTAAACCAACTGGAAGCTTTAATTAATGAGACCTAA